In the Populus trichocarpa isolate Nisqually-1 chromosome 8, P.trichocarpa_v4.1, whole genome shotgun sequence genome, CAACGTTCTTCTAATCCaacaaaaaagataatgatTACTAGTAACAGAGGAAGAAAAACCTGTTAAAAATTCTCTGATTGAGCCCTTCAAATATTCATACTCCTTCGCAAGACCATATGCAGTTGCCACAGGGACAACAGCATTGTCAATCATCCACTCCTTGTGACAAGAAACATACAAAAGAATTGATTTCATCAGATACTGATTAGTAGTAAACACTACACCTGCCTGATAATAAGTTCTAACAAACATTCTTggaaaaaaggttgaaaagcAATGGGAAAACTGTTATTTCAAAGCATATAGATATCAATTATCATAGATAAAAGGACGATTATATGATGCAAAAGCATTTGTTGTTAAGTATCGAATTTCATTCCTCAGAGTCCAACAGGCACATAACATCAACAAACATTCAATATCTAAAAGAAAAGCATTTATTCCATTTTGCAAATGAATACCTGAAATGAAGCAACAAATGGTTGAGtgcttttattaaaatcaagcaCTGATGCTTTAGAACCTGTATATCAACTCAAGGATGAGAAATGCCacactttgttatttttcagacaagagagaaaaagataGGACCTGGTTTCAGTACTCGAAACATCTCCTGCACGGCCTTCCGCTTATCCACCACATTTCGTAGCCCATAACCCATGGTAATAGCATCAAAGTAGCAATCCGGAAAGGGCAATTCTGTAGCATCACCCTCAATCCACCTGTGATCAATCGATGGAATGTAAAGCAGGTTACCCAAAATGTTAAAATCCCTGGGTGTGAAAATCTTTTCACACTCGTGATGGGTGTATTTATACCAATGCTCACTCGATGTTCTTGTAGCAGGCCTTTGAAAGCAAATGTTGCCGTGATGAAGCCATCAATAGCTGCTCCTTTGAGAAATCGAGACCACTCACCTGCAAATCTCGACAAGAAATTTTTCCACATCTCTATGGATAAATAAATGCACACATACACAATGTGATAAGTCAAGCTAGCACAAGAcaggatttaaaaaaagaaagaaaccttGCCATTGGAGCCAACTTTTTCAGACAAGAGAAATGCTAAATCCCCACTTCCACAACACAGATCCAACACGCAGTCTCCCAATTTCGCTCTGTCCCAATATCATGCAAGTTCtttcttacaagaaaaaatgaataaaaaaattacagtgaCAGAGCAAAAACAGCATTGATTACCCAGTCCAGGATACGGCCATGCGTTTCCAGATACGATGCTGACCCAAACTCAACAAATCATTCAACTGTCCAAACCAAAATTACAAATTaggaaaaccaaaaagaaacaatcgAAAAAATTGCGAGGGGCACTCACGAACGTACGTTATCATAGACAGGAGCAATGCGGTTAAAAAGCAGCTGGCGATCATTAGCGCAACGAATGGATGGGTATGAGAAGGTGGAAATGGGAAGGTGTCGACAGGATGAAGATTGGTAACCAAAACTTAGCTGAAGCTGAAGTGATGCCATGGCACCAGCTCCGTTTCGATCTTCTCAAAACTTTCTCGTCGAAATGATGACTTTAAGACAAGTCTCAGCAGAACAGCGCTTCATCCACTGACATGGCAGCTTTGTAACCAATAGATGAAATCTTGACGTACAGACAGGATAATGTAATTTaatacatagttattaaacccaactaaaaaaaataactcgggATGAATCATGGGTGGggtaaataaacccaaaatttgTTTAGAGAAAGGTTGATGttcttatgataaaaaatattttaaaaaataaagattttgacCGATTAACTATATCAAGactaaatttgagtttttaactTGATGATATAAAATCAACTTTGTTTACTTTGAACAAAACTTGTCACGAACTAAATCTTAGATAAATCAGGTTTTGAGTTAACATCTTTGGAGTCAACCTAACACACCAATTCAGGTTTCTTTGCCGTTATTTAATGTCTATACAAATACATTAACACTGTCGAAGGATTATCAAACTCGAGCAACAACcttctatcaaaaaaaaattaaatcgtgttttttttttctgattgatGGACGGTTGGGATTTAGTCTGATATTCGTTTCGATGGATGAAATTTCATCATACATGATATTCAGTGTTAACGTCTTACATGGATATCAAGTAACTCcagattaattaaatcatcccaaATCATCCTATGGTTAAAAAGTTGTCATGTCAGTAAAGTAAATGCTACGTCACATCAGATGAAAatgctaatttaatttaatatattaatattaaaaataaattttaaaaaataaaaagtatcattaatatatatttcggcacgaaaaattatttaaaaagcaaccataaTCATATTGCTTAACATACTAAAACGCAATGTAAACAgtgttattaaaaattttaaatttttttattaaaaatattttttctatatttttagatcgatttaatatgttaatattaaaaataatttttaaaaaataaaaataaatattattttaatatatttttaaataaaaattattctaaaccATAATCGTTATCTCAATTCCAAACaactcaaaatcaatcaattttggCTCTAATTTTCATGATTGTAAAACTTGATACAAGACATATATTATGGATATGAAAATAACTAATACtctaaaagtaaattttaaaaagaaatcaaaatgatataatttttactctaattattttttaaaaaaacattaattggtTAAGTGTGgagattaatttgattaagtGAATTCaggattttttattgaactaatcaagttttttttttttgaaatctaaaCTGGTCTAGGTTTTGAATTAATCTGCAAAGACAAGTTTAGTTTTTACAATTATACTACTTACAAATAACTCTAAAAATATAGTGAAACAAAAATCCTTATCACTAAAATTCGgtatatattatatcaaaaaataatatggatcTAAATAATTGTGTACTGAGTGAATACTCTTGAATAGTTTGATATTAACTCtattctttcaaataaaattcctTTAAACTTTACACTAATATAAACAAACcaatgttttatattaatttttttaattaacactgttactatttaattactaaaatattaatatcattacaaggttttttatttttaattgtttgagaAGTTAACATGTAACTAGTGTTACTaaacttctatttttattgttcgATATACTCGTTTTTCAAAACACAATAATTTTTCCTACGTAGAAaaactaaaccctaaacctcaCAGTTACAATGTGATATTACAATTATACATTTGATATGATACATTGTTATGAAAGTTGCAATTCTCGAGTGAAACAGGTTACGAGGTGTTTAAAAgtatgattatgattatttttttaagtattttttatttaaaaatatattaaaattatctgaaaacataaaaaaaaatattaatttaaaacaaagaaaaaaataaaaataaattaatttttttcaaaaatacttttaaaatataaaatcaaacagtAAAATATGCTATATATAGATTAACTTTTAACATGCTTTCTCTATTAACAGTAGCAGGACTCTCAAGGAGAACAAAGATAAGGATGAAAATTTAATTCGAAACCAACACATGTTGACTTGATATAAATAGATGAGTggcttttaaatttaataaataataggtAGGATatgtatattattaaatttcacttgaaatcTGCTGAAATCtataatatgaaatatatatttatattatataaatatatgtaggatatttagattttttttaatacaatataaagataaataataaataagatataaatgtTATGAAATCTGACCGTGAACTAACTACAGAAGGCAGCCTTATAACTCAGCcacgaagaaagaaaaaaccaaggaCTGTTCAGGCTCCAACTGTCCCAATGGTTCTGgagtttatttgaaattataagaGATGTTgcgatttgtaatttttttgttttaaaataatatttttttaatttttaaatattatttttaaaattaacacattacAACGATtgtgaaaacataaaataataatttttaacaaaaataaataaataaacgcACCCTAACTTGCTGATGAAAAATCCTTCCGAAGACGAAAGGTTGAGAGCAAAGATACCCGATATCCATGttccttaacaaaaaaaaaaagtacataaaGGTGTGCATGATAAGACGAGCTCTTGAACGAAAAGCTTCAGCACCTTTCCTGTGCTTTGGATCCCAAAACCTTTAACCAAACTTACCATGAACATACCCAAGAAAGATGCACTCTTTCACCTCGCGATGATGAAGCTTTAGGCCTCTTTTTAcggttttctatttttcagaaactgatttttttccctaaaaaaaaagccatatTCTTGGAGGTTTTAGGGATGATCAAGTTTGACGAGTGTATTGTTCGTAAGGTATTTGtgagttaaataaaattcttaactaGTGTGCTTTGAATATCcacataaattaaagaaaattatcagCAAGCAATCCTAACCTAAAAGCCACGGCCACCACGTTCCAAGAGTTCGCAGGATGAGACAAACTCGAATGTATCAGCCACACAGCATTGCTTTGATTGGGATTAGAAACAAGATTCGTATCTATATATTCTCATGGATGATCATACACTCATAGTTTGTCTGGTGAAAACCTAGGAGATAGTTGCCTTATAATAGGAAtattgcatataaaaaaaatcaaataatggcATGCTTTGTTCAAGCAGAAAGATTGCCACTGCATTTATTTCATACCAAATGCTTCAGAGGTTTCGACTTCATACATGGTTATGATAGTCAGCAGTCCAGTAGGTTAACCCGGCAGCAAGGAAACCAAATACCTGATCAACTTGatataatccaataaaaatctcaatttaaccTGTGATTCACTCAAAACCCAGtagaaaaacacattaatatttttaaaaataacatcgttttgatattaaatatttttttttgagttaaccCGCTAATCTTTGTTGCTGGTAAACCCTAAAGAGGGGTTTACCCTAAAGAGGGGTTTAATATAATTCAAACAGAATTTGTCATATGATGTTGGCAGGAAGAACAGTCTCTCCTCATGACAAGCTGCTGCAAGTTTTTCACCTAGCATAAGAAATAGGCAAACTGTGTATCTATCAAGCTTCCATTTGTATTAGCACATCTGCATCTCACTAGTCAAAACAACCAATATAGACCTCGAAGATTACACatctatggaaaaaaaaatatgaagccaCGAATAATGAGTAGACTATTCATCCCAACTATTTAAGCATTTATCGTCATTATCTATGTTGCCAAATCGCAAATAAACACGATCCAAGATACAGCAATcttcccattttttttgtttctaattaaatataagattttcAATGCCAGCAATGTTGCACAGCATAATGTACATGAATCCAAAAGCAATAACAGAATATATTCTAGAATGTACATGGAACTCAGTCTTCCGCAAGGAACTGTCCAGAAAGATTATTCATGACAGCAAATTGCAGGTTCTCGGATGGTTTCCAGTGGCGCTTACGTTGATTTATAAACCAATTATTGATTTGCTTCTGATCTAGTCCCGTTGATTCGGCCAATGCTATCTTATCAGCTTCCTGGACGATTAAGCAAGCAAATCATCATCATACCAGTGTTTAACTTTGTATACGAATTAAAATCCTGCCTACACAAATTCATAGCTTAAATAGCTACCAACATTGAATGAATCATCTAGGTAAATCCAAGTGCAAAATCCTTCCAATCTGTATCTAGTTTATAAGAACCAAAACTCATCTTTCAACTTCAACAGTATAGTTTTTTCTCCTTAGATGATTACGGAACTTCCCTGATATAGTGTTTCCCAGTCCTAATGAATGACCCCTTAGACCTTTAGAGCAATCACCCATGGTCTAGTCACCAAACAACTAGCAGTTCTAGgacaaaacatatataatgcTACCCTTCTTAGTTTCACTCCTAGAAAATAATTTCGTgagttcaatatatatatatatatgcatcaGAAACAAGAAGAATTACACCACTGgcatattttaaaacaaaactaaaacataagCAGCCAAGAAGGGAGATACGCACAGTTGGATATGGCCATTTATAGTGAACATTCCACCATCCAAGTAGGGTTTGCCTAGCTTCCTTCGGtagctttcctttcttttttttctttgagaactCACGCTTCAGAGTACCAATATGACCTCCAAACCTACGGAGAAGTTTATCTTTAAGCTCTCGGTCTTCACCACTTGGTTGGGCTTCATGCATATCCATCTCCCCTCCACTTAACTCATCATCTGATGATGGCGCACCGTCACCTGCAcaaaataaattgcaaaaatATACATTCGTGTCCTTCTTGTCGAATTATAATGCAAACAACCTATATAATTGAACAAAAATCGAATTTCACAGCAGCTACTTGTAAAACTATTTTCTGCTGCAACAATATTACTGTGGACCGAGTTAATTTTTTCACAAGGTAATGGCAATGCATCTAATCTTCGATAGGAAACCACTGCGTAAATTTTAAACCTCAACAGCATAACTTCTAATTCCTAAACCACTATCGGCATATATTGAAATTATGGTTAAAACAACGAATTCCCAAGACATGCAGTTTATAGTGTTATTTGAAGAAGACAATAACATTCAGGAATCCAAGACGTGTAGTAAGTTCATGTTAAAGAACTAATTCTACCAAAaaatttaagctgttaggtgaagtctcaagatatgatttatattattatctaacagtTCAATCCATTTTAATAATAACTAGAAAAAGCAaatctaaattttcaaattagatTAGTATATAACTGAGACTTAATCGAATTAAGTTCACGACATTCAAGTTTAACATCACTAAAACTGACGCATCCCTCTAGAACCTGAGAAAAATTACCAGAGATTCTTCATTTCTGTCGTCAAAACTAGCCTTCTAGTTCTAGAGAAGAAAAACTGAAGTATAATCCCATTATACCATCCGATCACAGTAAACAATGCAGGCTTCTACCGTACTTGTTTAACAGACGCAGTCATTGCTGATCAAGAGGAACATGGGAATTCAGTTTTGTGTTCGaatcttttgtttaattttatcaaataaaatatgttattgaggtttgaattcatgattatttggttaataaaattaatattatattaaataaatttaaactattaaattaaattactgattattatatatattattctcaaaTAATTAACAACATTAACAATGTTAACAAagtaaaaggcaaaaaaaaagaacaacgtATGCATGGACGTTCATAATTAACAATTGattgaaaaactattttaagCGATTGAAATCCAATAAGACGTATCAACACAcaataagatttattttctattgatttgatgataaaagatattattgaATCTAGCTACTCATACTTTAATCTTTAAACGATTTTAAAAGAACACTTGTATTATGATATGCATTCATGAAAGTAATTTccttaaaataataatcttaaaatttgAAGCTACCTAAGGTTCAAGTTAGAAAGACAAGACAGAAAGTAAATCTTTGTGACCTATCAAGGGACAAATGGTGTTTTAAATACAACAAGAAGCAGCAATGGCACTCAAGGCATCGTAATACATTGGTGTCGAGAAAAAAAGACGGTGAGACGTaaataatttacatttttttttctttcgccAGTCACTCTGACAACAGACATGAGAGATTTGACCACcgagaaagagaggaaaaataCCCGAGAAAGAGATGATACcccatttgtttatttttatgattagaaagtatttttatcatttcgaCGACTTACCCTAGTAATGTGATTTGATTATCATTTCCCGATATAGTAAAATCTAAAATACGTGTTTGTGTGAGATGATAGGATTATTATTTCAAGACACGGTATATTAATGGTTGTTTTAACTTGCAATGAAAACGTTATGGCAATATTTACTCTTATTAATTCTTTGACTTGAGAAATAATCagtagatatttattttatatgcagcaagaagaggaagaaataggaggaggaggaaggaacTTGGGAAACGGGCTGAGACAGCGAGGGACGATTTTCCTTCAAAAAAGTTGCAGCGGTGGCAATGGCCATTGCTTGAAGGTAGCCCATTCACTAGGCTGGTGTGGCTTCGTTTGGTTATATCGTTTGTCAGGGAGAGGCAGAGAGCGAGAGAGTCAGGAGTCACAGCAGACATGTTTGTACGCCCATCAAATCAAGCTTGCAGACTAGACTAGACTAGACTCTACAGAGAGAGGGTTGCTTTCACATCGCAATTTAACATTACCCGATGAAACCATCTCAACggtgggtttttttaaaaatatttactttatatGGTGAATAATAATGAagagtaaatattattttaatattttatgtttaataatgaATCGTACTCGATGAATAATAGATAACAAGAATGAATATCtaagatttaataaatatgatataaatatttaaattctttatttaataaatagtatttaaaTACTCACTCTCGTCTCTCGTCTCTCGTCTCCAATTATTGAGATCAGAAAGGCGAAAACCTAACAAAACAAGACAACACTAGGAAGAGCTAAAATCCAAGGCGAATAGCCTACTGATAGGTTTTCTATTTTAGCCAAAGAATAGCCTACCCAGATAAAGGACAGTCTTATGATCATCAAGCAATTAATTAACACCTAAATCGTATCTAAACTTCCCGAAACTAGCAGTAATTGCTAGCTTTTCCCGAACAACTCGAGATCTTTGTAGTTCGTATACTTACTGAAATCATAAGATATAATGATGGTGTTGGTGGCTAAGCTAGCAAATTCTAAGAGGACCAACTTGAGAGTAAAATAGTATTTGTGGGAGGGCAAACCCAGGTTCCAAGCCTAAAGAGTAAGGCCTGTTTcaacctctctcttttttttttttaagaaatgaaaattttttatttaaaattattttttatatttttaaaatattttgatataataatatcaaaaataatttttaaaaaataaaaaaataattttttttaatatttgttttttgaataaaaaacatgttgaaagaATAGCAAACAACTCCCGAAACACGAGTAAGCGCATTAGGAAGCACAGAGACCCACAACACCACAAAGAAACAAATGTCTACGGAGATGACCACCACTTATACTATCCATTCACAAGCAATAGCTACAGCATGGGCAGGAGGAGCAGGAGCTGCTCAGTGCTAGAGTAGAAGCAAGACAAGCAGAGATGGCATTGAATGatgaactctctctctctctctctctctctctagaggCTTACACCCAAGAAAAAAAGCTGGTGGGGATAACAGCGAAATCTGCGGGAGTCCCATGTGAACCCCGACCACCCGCTCTACCCGGGCAAGAAGACCCATAAAGTAGTCTCCATTAGCCTAAACTCGCATTTATTCACCTACTGGTAAGTAGGAGTCACTGCCCCACATTGCATTGCATACCAGAAAACAGCGAACAATCACTCTCCTTTTTTATCTCTTTCTCGAGAATTTCATGCAGGCTAAGTCTATGGCTATGGCTATGGCTATGGCCTATAGCTATGTTAGGCTATGCTATTCCAAACCCACTGTCACTCCCATTGTGATTTCTGCTGATGTTATTCAAGAGTTCAGACCCCCTCGTTCGTGCCATTGTGAGAAAACATCCGTGTTACAAATTGGTCTTTGGAAGGAACAGAAGGTTTTTTTGAGGGAGCACCTGCATGCACCACCCTATGTATTCACTCACCCTGCTACCAACAGCGTGTACTTGTGTATATTTATTAAGCAGGTACAATAGATATACTGGCTAGCTTGGTAGAAAATTCAAGACTCATAAATGGATAGAAGCATGCATA is a window encoding:
- the LOC7473219 gene encoding 2-phytyl-1,4-beta-naphthoquinone methyltransferase, chloroplastic; the encoded protein is MASLQLQLSFGYQSSSCRHLPISTFSYPSIRCANDRQLLFNRIAPVYDNLNDLLSLGQHRIWKRMAVSWTGAKLGDCVLDLCCGSGDLAFLLSEKVGSNGKVSGLDFSKEQLLMASSRQHLLSKACYKNIEWIEGDATELPFPDCYFDAITMGYGLRNVVDKRKAVQEMFRVLKPGSKASVLDFNKSTQPFVASFQEWMIDNAVVPVATAYGLAKEYEYLKGSIREFLTGNELEELALEAGFSTAKHYEISGGLMGNLVATR